A stretch of Gouania willdenowi unplaced genomic scaffold, fGouWil2.1 scaffold_49_arrow_ctg1, whole genome shotgun sequence DNA encodes these proteins:
- the LOC114460497 gene encoding uncharacterized protein LOC114460497 — protein MLWIGGGLDCKSFHPWGSEEGLQEATNPPHPSLSPDVQQQNSTDTLDDVLCVIEEMWAREKQEDEYRAQQNGGQYGGQQNPCLVSFNDGGYRAQTIEEHTNLSFRKTKKIQKEKEAEGLVIKNAFTLFIKEKRENVEKELGVITSTEVNKLLAERWNLLAPDQREKYIAEATVDAILYTMKNPGRSHKINYIDTTITDIQAFLSREIPPTLLHPALIG, from the exons ATGTTGTGGATTGGAGGGGGACTAGACTGTAAGAGTTTCCATCCTTGGGGTTCTGAGGAGGGCCTCCAGGAGGCCACCAACCCCCCACATCCATCTCTTTCTCCTGATGTTCAACAGCAGAATTCAACTGAT ACTCTGGacgatgttttgtgtgtgattgaGGAGATGTGGGCCCGGGAAAAGCAGGAGGACGAGTACAGAGCCCAACAAAATGGAGGCCAGTATGGGGGCCAACAGAATCCTTGCCTTGTATCGTTCAATGATGGCGGGTACAGAGCCCAAACCATCGAGGAACACACAAATCTTTCCTTCAGAAAGACAAAGAAGATtcagaaggagaaggaggcagAGGGGCTGGTCATCAAAAACGCCTTCACGCTCTTCATTAAAGAGAAAAGGGAGAATGTGGAAAAGGAGCTGGGCGTGATTACGAGCACTGAGGTGAACAAACTTCTTGCTGAACGG TGGAATTTGTTGGCACCAGatcaaagagaaaaatatattgctGAAGCGACAGTGGATGCTATCCTCTACACCATGAAGAACCCCGGCCGCAGTCACAAAATCAACTAT ATAGATACCACCATTACTGACATCCAGGCATTTCTCAGTCGAGAAATTCCTCCAACTCTCCTTcatccagctctgattggctaa
- the LOC114460498 gene encoding homeodomain-interacting protein kinase 3-like, whose amino-acid sequence MAAAAHPLMVGHALHSPSTRYTILEFMGEGSFGKVAKCRAHNSSKLVAVKILKKEYFQDVQDELSVLKTISSLNADHFNLVTFYEQFEYLGYKCLVFELLDVDLLHLVRSLNVNYIRPIAKQLMVALQGLKAVRVMHTDIKPDNIMMVNIDESPFSVKLIDFGMASSISAAMPGLTHQPIGYRAPEVCLGLPYSGAIDMWGVGCTLAFLFLNDNLFPVHCEYLMMQSMVEMLGMPSKHQLHFGLYSKKFFCHEVDELGTRWRLLTPEEYTSRNKRQAEEWPEYRPHLSSVDDLLHMSELGDNETVEDRKAFIEFLKELLNLDGEERISPIDALQHPFITGSYLSQEPDNREQ is encoded by the exons atggctgctgcag CACATCCTCTAATGGTAGGGCATGCCCTCCACAGCCCCTCCACTCGGTACACAATCCTAGAGTTTATGGGAGAAGGTAGCTTTGGGAAAGTTGCCAAGTGTCGTGCTCACAACAGCAGCAAATTGGTGGCAGTAAAAATCCTAAAGAAGGAGTATTTTCAAGATGTGCAGGACGAA CTGTCAGTGTTGAAGACCATCAGCTCTCTGAATGCTGACCACTTCAATCTGGTGACATTCTATGAGCAGTTTGAATACCTGGGCTATAAGTGCCTCGTCTTTGAGCTGTTGGACGTGGATTTGCTCCACCTGGTCCGTTCACTGAACGTCAACTACATCCGTCCTATTGCAAAGCAG CTGATGGTGGCATTACAGGGACTCAAAGCTGTAAGAGTAATGCACACTGACATCAAGCCAGACAACATCATGATGGTCAACATTGATGAAAGTCCATTCAGTGTAAAGCTCATTGATTTTGGAATGGCTTCTTCCATCTCTGCCGCCATGCCCGGGCTCACACATCAACCCATCGGCTACAG GGCCCCAGAGGTTTGTCTTGGCCTTCCTTACTCGGGGGCCATTGACATGTGGGGAGTGGGCTGCACGCTGGCATTCCTCTTCCTAAATGACAACCTCTTTCCTGTCCACTGTGAATACCTCATG ATGCAGAGCATGGTGGAGATGCTGGGAATGCCATCAAAGCACCAGCTCCACTTTGGCCTATACAGCAAGAAGTTCTTTTGTCATGAGGTGGATGAATTGGGCACAAGATGGAGGCTGCtg ACACCAGAAGAGTACACCTCTAGGAACAAAAGACAAGCTGAGGAGTGGCCAGAATATCGTCCACATTTGTCATCAGTAGATGACCTGCTCCAT atgTCTGAACTCGGGGATAATGAGACGGTGGAAGACAGGAAGGCCTTCATCGAGTTCCTGAAAGAACTGTTGAATCTGGATGGGGAAGAGAGAATCTCTCCCATTGATGCTCTTCAGCATCCCTTCATTACAGGGTCATACCTGAGCCAGGAGCCAGACAACAGAGAACAGTGA